A region from the Serinibacter arcticus genome encodes:
- the modA gene encoding molybdate ABC transporter substrate-binding protein gives MSEITAPRSSRRRAVLTTAVLAAVALLASCAGPDAGSDASPSDTDPSASASESTASAVEQVTGDLVVFAAASLQGVFEELGTTFEEQHPGVSVTFSFAASSALAEQVNSGAPVDVLATASASTMEQAAAEVTDPVTFASNTLVIVSPTNSQGGVTGLADFANPDLTLAVCAVEVPCGAAASTVFEAAGVTPSVDTYAENVTAALNLAASGEVDASLVYATDARSAGDTVTTITFPEAAEAVNDNLIAVATAAPNPHAARAWVDLVLSAEGTAVLEAAGFDLP, from the coding sequence ATGAGCGAGATCACCGCACCCCGTTCCTCCCGCCGCCGGGCCGTGCTGACGACGGCGGTGCTCGCCGCCGTCGCCCTGCTCGCCTCGTGCGCCGGCCCGGACGCGGGGTCGGACGCGTCGCCGTCGGACACCGATCCGTCCGCGTCCGCCTCGGAGTCCACGGCCTCAGCCGTCGAGCAGGTCACCGGCGACCTCGTCGTCTTCGCCGCGGCCTCCCTCCAGGGAGTCTTCGAGGAGCTGGGAACCACGTTCGAGGAGCAGCACCCCGGCGTCAGCGTGACGTTCAGCTTCGCCGCGAGCTCGGCCCTGGCCGAGCAGGTCAACTCCGGCGCCCCGGTCGACGTGCTGGCCACCGCGAGCGCCTCGACCATGGAGCAGGCCGCCGCCGAGGTGACCGACCCGGTCACCTTCGCGAGCAACACGCTCGTGATCGTCTCGCCGACCAACAGCCAGGGCGGCGTCACGGGGCTGGCGGACTTCGCGAACCCCGACCTCACGCTGGCCGTCTGCGCCGTCGAGGTCCCGTGCGGGGCGGCGGCCTCGACGGTGTTCGAGGCCGCGGGCGTCACGCCGTCGGTGGACACCTACGCCGAGAACGTCACCGCCGCGCTGAACCTCGCGGCCTCCGGTGAGGTGGACGCGTCGCTCGTCTACGCTACGGACGCCCGCAGCGCCGGAGACACCGTCACGACCATCACGTTCCCGGAGGCCGCCGAGGCCGTGAACGACAACCTCATCGCGGTCGCCACTGCGGCCCCGAACCCCCACGCGGCCCGGGCGTGGGTCGACCTCGTCCTGTCGGCGGAGGGCACCGCCGTGCTCGAGGCGGCGGGCTTCGACCTGCCGTGA